A window of the Lactuca sativa cultivar Salinas chromosome 5, Lsat_Salinas_v11, whole genome shotgun sequence genome harbors these coding sequences:
- the LOC111897058 gene encoding histone H2A, protein MEGAAKSKKGAGGRKAGGPRKKAVTRSVKAGLQFPVGRIGRFLKKGRYAQRVGSGAPVYLAAVLEYLAAEVLELAGNAARDNKKTRIIPRHLLLAIRNDEELGKLLGGVTIAHGGVLPNINPILLPKKTAAKEPSTPSKAAKSPKKAKKAE, encoded by the exons ATGGAAGGCGCAGCAAAGTCAAAGAAGGGTGCCGGAGGAAGAAAGGCCGGTGGTCCAAGGAAGAAGGCGGTTACCCGCTCTGTCAAGGCCGGACTTCAGTTTCCCGTCGGTAGAATTGGGCGTTTTCTGAAGAAAGGACGTTATGCGCAGCGTGTTGGCAGCGGTGCTCCGGTTTACCTCGCCGCTGTTCTTGAATACCTTGCTGCTGAA GTGCTAGAGTTGGCTGGAAATGCTGCCAGGGACAACAAGAAGACCAGAATCATTCCAAGACATCTTCTGTTGGCCATTAGAAACGATGAAGAGCTTGGGAAATTATTGGGTGGAGTTACGATTGCTCATGGTGGTGTTCTTCCAAATATCAATCCAATTCTATTGCCAAAGAAGACTGCTGCCAAGGAGCCTTCAACTCCATCTAAAGCAGCTAAATCTCCAAAGAAAGCTAAAAAGGCCGAGTAG